The nucleotide sequence TAGGCTTTGAAACTACAACTCCGGCAACGGCCATTGCCGTAATGGAAGCTCAAAAGTTGGGCTTGGACAATTTTTATATATTGTCCATGCATAAGAAGATAGAACCGGTTATGCGATTATTATTAGAGGACGAGGAACTGAAGATAGATGCTTTTTTATGCCCGGGTCATGTGGCGGTAATAATTGGTGAGGATGGTTTTAAATTTCTGGAGGAATATGACTGTGCGGCTTCTATTGCTGGCTTTGAATTGGACGAGGTTATCAATGGCCTATATAGCCTTATATTAGATTTAAAGTCCAACAGTACTACCATAAAAAATGTCTATAGTGCTGTGGTTAGGAAGGAAGGCAATAAGGCAGCTCAAAGCATAATTGAGAAATACTTTTGTGCAGAGCATGACTACTGGAGAGGTCTTGGCCTGGTTAAAGACAGCGGCTTTAAGTTAAAGAGAGAATATTCCAAGTACAATATAGAAGAGGTTTTTCCCATTGACCACAGCAATCCTGAAAAGAGGAAAAATGGATGTCAATGCGGTGAAGTGCTGAAGGGAAAAATAGCACCGGACCAGTGCAAGCTCTTTGGAAGGGTATGTAGTCCCGAATCACCGGTGGGACCCTGTATGGTTTCTGGTGAAGGAAGCTGTGCTGCCAGATACAAGTTTGGTAATTATTAACTAAAGTAAAAGGATGTGTTTTTATGGATGAACTGATTTCATTGTCTTATGGTAATGGAGGAAAAAAGACCTCCAAACTAATTGAAGAGCTTATTTTGCCCAAGCTAAAAAATGACAAGCTGGAGGTCCTAAGCGATGGGGCTCTTTTGCATGTACAAAACAATATAGCATTTTCCACAGACAGCTATGTAATATATCCCTATATATTTCCGGGGGGAGATATAGGGAAATTAAGTGTTTGTGGTACAGTAAACGATTTGTTGATGTGTGGAAGCATCCCAAAGTACCTAAGTTTATCCTTTATATTGGAGGAAGGCTTTTCTGTAGAGGAGCTTAAGAAGATCATAGAATCCATTTCAAAGACAGCTGAGGCTGCAGGGGTTCAGGTAGTTACCGGGGACACCAAGGTGGTTGACAAAGGACATGGTCATGGAATCTACATAAACACTGCAGGTATCGGAGAAAGAGTGGAAGGTATAAACTACGGAAAAGAAAAAATTAAGGTTGGAGACAAGATTATTTTGAGCGGAAGCTGCGGAAACCACGGTGTTTCAATACTAAATGCCAGAGAGGGCCTAATTGATACGGCCATAGAATCCGATTGTGCAGTATTGAAGGAGCCTATAGAGTATATGTACAAGTACGGTGACGGGGTTAAAATCTTAAGAGACCCTACCAGGGGAGGAGTTGCCACTACACTTAATGAGTTTGTTGAAGGCATGTCCTTTTCTATAGAAATCCTGGAGGATTCTGTACCTGTGGATGCCCATATCAGAACAGCCTGTGAACTTTTGGGACTAGATCCCTTGTATAGTGCCAATGAAGGCAAGTATTTGGCAGTAGTGGATGCAGAAATTGCAGATGAGGTTGTAAAAGGCCTATCAGGGATAGAACTTTCACAAAAGGCTGCAATTATCGGTGAGGTAGTTGACTATATGCCTTCAAAAGTGCTGCTTAAGGGAAGCCTGGGGGGAAGGAGGATTTTGGATAAGCTTAGCTATGACATATTGCCGAGAATATGTTAACTATTATCTATAAATTAAGGAGGTATGTAAGTGGGAAAGTTTGATGGGGAGTATGTTACAAAAGAGCAGCTCTTTTCTATAGCTCAAAAGTTTAGGGAGGAAAAGAGAAGGCTGGTTATAATCAATGGCTATATAGACAAGGAAGGAAATAATGTGGTGGCCTATAATTTTGAAATTGATGGACACATAAAGACCTATCTATGCAAGGGCTATAGTACTTTACCATCTTTAACAGGGATTTATGGTGGCTCGGCCCAATGGTGTGAAGAAGAAATCTGCGAATTTATGCCCATAGACTTTGAAAGCTTGGAGAAGTCCGGCAGACTCTTTTTACCGGAGGAATTTGACGGCTCGGGACAAATACTGGTAATGCCACTTTCAGAGCTTAAAAAGGCTGCAGAAAAATAAAAGATACCATAAGGAGGATTTATTGTGAGTTATGTTATACCAATAGGACCTTATCATCCCTCTTTAGAAGAACCCATACATGTAAAACTCTATACCGACGGAGAGCTGATCTCCAAGGCTGACGTCTTTATAGGCTATAACCACCGGGGCATTGAGAAGCTGGCTACAGAGAGAAACTACATACAGACCATTACCTTGGTGGAAAAAGTATGCGGAATTTGTTCCAACGCCCATACCCTAACCTACTGCACAACTTTAGAAAGCATGGCCGGTATGGAGGTGCCTAAACGTGGCAGCTATATTAGAGTAATAATCAGCGAGCTGGAAAGAATCCACTCCCATCTGCTGTGGGTGGGGCTGGCAGCCCATATTATTGGGTTTGACAGTGTTTTTATGCAGACCTTCGCCGCCCGTGAGAAGGTAATGGATATGCTGGAAATGCTGACAGGAAACCGTGTAAACTATGCAATGAATATTGTAGGCGGGGCAAGAAGAGACCTGTCTGATCAGCAGCTTCAGGACCTTTTAAAGCTTTTGAAAGAATTAAAAGACCCGGTTATGAGAATAACTTATATTTTCTTAACAGACAAGACCATTGCCCTCAGATCCAAGGGAGTAGGAAAGCTGGAGTATGAGGATGCATGGATTTATGGTGCCTGCGGTCCCCATGGAAGGGCTTCCGGCATGGAGATAGATGTGAGAAAGGATGACCCTTACTGCAGTTACCAGGACTTCGACTTTAAGAAGATAGTAATGAAGGACGGAGATGTATTCGCAAGGGCAGTAGTAAGATTATTGGAAGTAGAGGAGAGTATGAACATTATAAATCAAGCAGTGAACAATATGCCGGACGGGCCTATAAACCTAGGGTTTAAGCTGCCCAGAATACCGGCAGGAGAATGTTTCAACAGAATAGAAGCGCCAAGAGGAGAGCTGACTTACTATGTAGTATCCGATGGCGGACAAAATAACTGGAGAGTTAGTATCCACGTACCAACCTTTAAAAACGCCGCAACAGTTCCCACAATGCTTAAGGGCAATTCTATAGCAGACGCAGGATTAATAGTAGCAAGCATAGATCCCTGCTTTTCATGTTTGGATAGATAAGATGCATGAGCTGCCTGTAACACAAAGTATAATTAGAATTGCCAAAGAAGAAGCGGAAAAACATAAGGTTAACAAGGTATTGGAAATTAGGATAGCGGTAGGAGAACTAACAGGGCTTATGCCTAACTGTATTCAGCATTATTTTGATATAGCAAGCCGGGGGACAGTGGTAGAAGGGGCTAAGCTCATCATAAACAAGGTTCCGGTGGCAGTAAGATGTAACAACTGCAACAGCGAGAGCGAAATAGATAAAAGTAAGGGCTATGGCTGTCCGGTGTGCGGCCACAGCGACATTAAAATCATAAGAGGAAATGAATTTTTAATTCAGAGCTTGGAGGTAGAATAAATCCTGAAATGGTGAAGTAAGGGGGAAAAAGTAATGAAAAAATTGATGGCTGTACTTTCAACCTTTATACTCTGCTTTTTAATGTGGGTCCTGTTTACCGGGGCCTACAGTAATTCGGAAACGTCCCTGCAGGAGTATATAGGTGGTGCAGTAGTTTCTTTGTTGGTGGCTTATTTTAGCTCAGCCTTTCTAATAAGTGAAAAACCTTTCTGGCTTTTTAATCCTAAGAGATTTGGTGCATTTTTACTATTCTGTTTGTTGTATATATGGGAACTGTTAAAGGCAAACTGGGATGTAGCAAAAAGGGCCTTATCACCAAAGCTGAATATCAATCCCGGAATCGTGAAAATTGAAACTGAACTGAAATCTGACTATGGCCTTGCGATGCTTGCCAACTGCATAACACTGACGCCGGGCACAATCACCATGGATATCGTAGAGGAGAATGGAAAGTGTTATATGTATATCCATTGGATAGATGTGGCTACCAGAGATATGAAGGAAGCATCAGACACTATTAAGGGGGTCTTTGAACCTTGGGTTAGGAGGATTTTTAAATGAGTGAAATGATTCA is from Clostridium thermarum and encodes:
- the hypD gene encoding hydrogenase formation protein HypD is translated as MDIQELKRKIEFINSYKERVNIMEVCGTHTMAIGKHGIRGLLASNINLLSGPGCPVCVTPDHYIDYIYDLAVNKNCLIATYGDMIRVPGTERHISLEKAKALGAEVRMVYSSLDAVKLAKENLEKRVVFLGIGFETTTPATAIAVMEAQKLGLDNFYILSMHKKIEPVMRLLLEDEELKIDAFLCPGHVAVIIGEDGFKFLEEYDCAASIAGFELDEVINGLYSLILDLKSNSTTIKNVYSAVVRKEGNKAAQSIIEKYFCAEHDYWRGLGLVKDSGFKLKREYSKYNIEEVFPIDHSNPEKRKNGCQCGEVLKGKIAPDQCKLFGRVCSPESPVGPCMVSGEGSCAARYKFGNY
- the hypE gene encoding hydrogenase expression/formation protein HypE, yielding MDELISLSYGNGGKKTSKLIEELILPKLKNDKLEVLSDGALLHVQNNIAFSTDSYVIYPYIFPGGDIGKLSVCGTVNDLLMCGSIPKYLSLSFILEEGFSVEELKKIIESISKTAEAAGVQVVTGDTKVVDKGHGHGIYINTAGIGERVEGINYGKEKIKVGDKIILSGSCGNHGVSILNAREGLIDTAIESDCAVLKEPIEYMYKYGDGVKILRDPTRGGVATTLNEFVEGMSFSIEILEDSVPVDAHIRTACELLGLDPLYSANEGKYLAVVDAEIADEVVKGLSGIELSQKAAIIGEVVDYMPSKVLLKGSLGGRRILDKLSYDILPRIC
- a CDS encoding NADH-quinone oxidoreductase subunit C, with product MGKFDGEYVTKEQLFSIAQKFREEKRRLVIINGYIDKEGNNVVAYNFEIDGHIKTYLCKGYSTLPSLTGIYGGSAQWCEEEICEFMPIDFESLEKSGRLFLPEEFDGSGQILVMPLSELKKAAEK
- a CDS encoding nickel-dependent hydrogenase large subunit, with product MSYVIPIGPYHPSLEEPIHVKLYTDGELISKADVFIGYNHRGIEKLATERNYIQTITLVEKVCGICSNAHTLTYCTTLESMAGMEVPKRGSYIRVIISELERIHSHLLWVGLAAHIIGFDSVFMQTFAAREKVMDMLEMLTGNRVNYAMNIVGGARRDLSDQQLQDLLKLLKELKDPVMRITYIFLTDKTIALRSKGVGKLEYEDAWIYGACGPHGRASGMEIDVRKDDPYCSYQDFDFKKIVMKDGDVFARAVVRLLEVEESMNIINQAVNNMPDGPINLGFKLPRIPAGECFNRIEAPRGELTYYVVSDGGQNNWRVSIHVPTFKNAATVPTMLKGNSIADAGLIVASIDPCFSCLDR
- the hypA gene encoding hydrogenase maturation nickel metallochaperone HypA codes for the protein MHELPVTQSIIRIAKEEAEKHKVNKVLEIRIAVGELTGLMPNCIQHYFDIASRGTVVEGAKLIINKVPVAVRCNNCNSESEIDKSKGYGCPVCGHSDIKIIRGNEFLIQSLEVE
- a CDS encoding Na+/H+ antiporter subunit E; its protein translation is MKKLMAVLSTFILCFLMWVLFTGAYSNSETSLQEYIGGAVVSLLVAYFSSAFLISEKPFWLFNPKRFGAFLLFCLLYIWELLKANWDVAKRALSPKLNINPGIVKIETELKSDYGLAMLANCITLTPGTITMDIVEENGKCYMYIHWIDVATRDMKEASDTIKGVFEPWVRRIFK